The window AGGTCAGGTTGACCAGCACATACAGGAACAGCCAGAAAATACTCATGATCAGGCTCAGGGCCGCGTTGTAGCGCTGTTCCAGAAACTGGGGCATGGTGTAGATCTTCTGCTTGAGGTAAATGGGCATAAAGAACACGGCCACAATGATGAGCACAATGGCCGCTACCCACTCGTAGGCCGCTACCGCAATGCCCACCTGAAACCCGTTGCCGGACATGCCGATGAACTGCTCGGCCGAGATATTGGAGGCAATCATGGAGGCGCCAATAGCCCACCAGGTCAGGGAGCCTTCGGCCAGGAAGTAGTCCTTGGTGTCCATCTGCGCCTTCTGCTTGCGCTTGTAGACGTAGAAGCCGTAGGCGGATACGCCTATCAGGTAAAAGAGAAAAACCGCTAGGTCCAGCGTGTTAAAGGCATTTTTCATGCGAAGGGTGGGAAAGCGGAAAGTTTAGCGTGGGAGAAGGTGGCTGGAACGTAATTACCATCCTTCAGAAAGTGAAATAACACGAAAGTAAACGCTCTTTTAGATTCTTCCCAGGGCAAGGCATTTCAATACTGCCATTACCACGGAAAAGTACTACGGTTTGCAGCAACGGGCACCGGATGGGCCCTTATGACCTTAGGAAACACTCCGGTTTTCACTGATTATTTCTGCCTTAAGACGACAGCTTGTAAGTAGAAATCAGTAACTGATTTCAGAAAACACGGAAAATGACGGAGGTAAATAACCTAAAAGTACTATATCCTATATCGATTTTTAATTCCGTCGTAAGTAAGGATGCATTTAGCTGACTTGCTTTTATTATCCTGTTCTATTCTATAAAAAAAGCCCCTGTTATGATCCGTATTATGCTGGTGGACGACCATGCCCTTATTCGGGATGCTATCCGGTCTTTGCTTGAAGGAGAAGTTAATTTTCAGCTGGTGGGAGAAGCCGCTAACGGGCAGCAGGCCCTTGACTTGCTGGCGGAAACCCCCACGAATATTGTGCTGATGGATGTAAATATGCCCGTTATGGGTGGAGAGGAAGCCACCGAAATTATTTGCGCCAACTTTCCGAAAACCAAAGTGCTGATCCTGAGTATGCTGAACAATAAAGAGTTTGTTCGGCGGTTAATGGACGCCGGCGCATCGGGTTATATCCTGAAAAATGCCGGAAAGGCCGAAATTGTCTTGGCAATCCGGTTTATCATGACCGGTCATCCGTTTATGAGCTCGGAGTTGGGGTTAGGCCTTTTAGGGAGACAAACATGGGGGATATATGCGCCTGACACCATTAAAAGGTGAAAAGACTATTTCCGCTTTAGTTAAGGTTTTGAAGCTCATAGCCACGCCTAAAACTTCTGCCCAGTTTTCACCGGTAAGCGCACCAT is drawn from Hymenobacter sp. DG25B and contains these coding sequences:
- a CDS encoding response regulator transcription factor — its product is MIRIMLVDDHALIRDAIRSLLEGEVNFQLVGEAANGQQALDLLAETPTNIVLMDVNMPVMGGEEATEIICANFPKTKVLILSMLNNKEFVRRLMDAGASGYILKNAGKAEIVLAIRFIMTGHPFMSSELGLGLLGRQTWGIYAPDTIKR